A genomic segment from Streptomyces sp. NBC_00459 encodes:
- a CDS encoding GH92 family glycosyl hydrolase yields MRQGVRNRARYGWQFGSIPAIATVFALAIGGQGAATALPVTAPAADREFASSFEAGEPAPDWLNTVDTGPDGTRRTSGVDGGYSSGIPGNATDHVTDVRASGENTGGGEVKENLVDGVPGTKWLTFASTGWVEFDLDEPLKVVTYALTSANDHAERDPADWTLQGSVDGTTGWRTLDRRSGESFAERFRTRSYDLSSPAEYRHFRLDIGRNNGGAITQLADVQFSTGGGDTPAPRDMLSLVDRGPSGSPTAKARAGFTGKRALRYAGTHRAAGRAYSSNKVFDVNVAVDRDTELSYRIFPSMADGDLDYDATNVSVDLVFTDGTLLSELRAVDQHGFALTPQGQGAAKGLYVNQWNHVASRIGAVAQGRTVDRVLVAYDSPAGPARFRGWIDDVTLRTVAPEPPREHLSDHAVTTRGTNSSGGFSRGNNFPATAVPHGFNFWTPVTNAGSLSWLYDYARANNADNLPTIQAFSASHEPSPWMGDRQTFQVMPSAAAGTPDTGRTARALPFRHENETARPHYYGVRFENGVRAEMTPTDHAAVLRFTYPGDDASVLFDNVTDQAGLTLDQENGTFTGYSDVKSGLSTGATRLFVYGVFDDDAVVTEGSSSGVKGYLRFRPAPDGTVTLRIATSLIGVEQARANLRQEIPEGTSFEAVRAAAQRQWDGLLGKVEVEGATPDQLTTLYSSLYRLYLYPNSGFEKVGSKFQYASPFSPMPGPDTPTHTGAKIVDGKVYVNNGFWDTYRTTWPAYSLLTPRQAGEMVDGFVQQYKDGGWTSRWSSPGYADLMTGTSSDVAFADAYVKGVGFDARSAYDAAVKNATVVPPMSGVGRKGMATSPFLGYTSTETREGLSWALEGYLNDYGIARMGQELYRETGQARYKEESEYFLNRAQDYVRLFDTRAGFFQGRNARGDWRVESSAYDPRVWGHDYTETNGWGYAFTAPQDSRGLANLYGGRAGLADKLDDYFETPETASPEFVGSYKGVIHEMTEARDVRMGMYGHSNQVAHHVNYMYDAAGRPWKTQKNVREVLSRLYTGSEIGQGYHGDEDNGEQSAWYLFSALGFYPLVMGSGEYAIGSPLFTRATVHLENGRDLVISAPANNARNVYVQGLKVNGLPWTSTSLPHSIISQGGTLEFGMGSEPSTWGAAKDAAPVSITQDDAVPTPRTDVVTGGGALFDNTSATNATVTSVELPIAGPTKAVQYTLTSSGRTQAPTGWVLQGSSSSASSSDGANWQTLDRRSGESFRWDRQTRVFSVASGGSYARYRLVLDGESTLAEVELLG; encoded by the coding sequence ATGCGGCAGGGAGTTCGAAACAGGGCTCGGTACGGATGGCAGTTCGGATCAATTCCAGCCATCGCAACGGTGTTCGCACTGGCGATCGGTGGACAGGGTGCGGCGACCGCCCTCCCGGTCACCGCACCGGCCGCCGACCGGGAGTTCGCCTCCTCGTTCGAGGCGGGTGAGCCGGCGCCGGACTGGCTGAACACCGTCGACACCGGTCCGGACGGCACCAGGCGGACCTCGGGTGTCGACGGCGGCTACAGCAGCGGCATCCCGGGCAACGCGACCGACCATGTGACGGACGTACGGGCGAGCGGCGAGAACACAGGCGGGGGTGAGGTGAAGGAGAACCTCGTCGACGGCGTGCCGGGGACCAAGTGGCTGACGTTCGCGTCCACCGGGTGGGTGGAGTTCGACCTGGACGAGCCGCTCAAGGTGGTCACGTATGCGCTGACCTCGGCCAACGACCACGCCGAACGCGACCCGGCCGACTGGACGCTCCAGGGCTCGGTGGACGGGACGACGGGCTGGAGGACCCTCGACCGTCGCTCGGGCGAGTCGTTCGCCGAGCGGTTCCGGACCAGGTCGTACGACCTGTCCTCGCCTGCCGAGTACCGGCATTTCCGGCTCGACATCGGGCGGAACAACGGGGGAGCCATCACGCAGCTCGCCGATGTCCAGTTCTCGACGGGCGGCGGTGACACTCCTGCGCCCCGGGACATGCTGTCGCTGGTCGACCGCGGCCCGAGCGGCTCGCCGACCGCGAAGGCGCGCGCCGGTTTCACGGGCAAACGGGCGCTGCGGTACGCCGGCACGCATCGGGCGGCCGGGCGGGCGTACTCGTCCAACAAGGTGTTCGACGTGAACGTGGCCGTCGACCGGGACACCGAACTGTCGTACCGGATCTTCCCCTCGATGGCGGACGGTGATCTCGACTACGACGCCACGAACGTGTCGGTGGACCTGGTCTTCACGGACGGCACCCTTCTGAGTGAACTTCGGGCGGTCGACCAGCACGGCTTCGCGCTGACGCCTCAGGGGCAGGGCGCGGCGAAGGGGTTGTACGTCAACCAGTGGAACCATGTGGCCTCGCGGATCGGGGCGGTGGCTCAGGGGAGGACCGTCGACCGGGTGCTGGTGGCCTACGACTCGCCGGCCGGCCCGGCCAGGTTCCGGGGCTGGATCGACGACGTGACGCTCCGGACCGTCGCCCCCGAGCCACCTCGGGAACACCTGTCCGACCATGCGGTGACGACCCGGGGCACCAACTCCAGCGGCGGCTTCTCCCGGGGCAACAACTTCCCGGCGACGGCCGTGCCGCACGGTTTCAACTTCTGGACGCCGGTGACCAACGCGGGCTCGCTGAGCTGGCTCTACGACTACGCGCGGGCCAACAACGCCGACAACCTGCCGACGATCCAGGCGTTCAGCGCGAGTCATGAGCCGAGCCCCTGGATGGGTGACCGGCAGACCTTCCAGGTGATGCCGTCCGCCGCCGCCGGCACCCCGGACACCGGCCGTACGGCACGGGCACTGCCCTTCCGGCACGAGAACGAGACCGCGCGGCCCCACTACTACGGGGTGCGGTTCGAGAACGGCGTCAGGGCCGAGATGACGCCGACCGACCACGCGGCGGTGCTGCGCTTCACCTACCCCGGCGACGACGCGAGCGTCCTGTTCGACAACGTCACCGACCAGGCGGGCCTGACCCTCGACCAGGAGAACGGCACCTTCACCGGCTACTCGGACGTGAAGTCGGGCCTGTCGACGGGGGCCACCCGGCTGTTCGTGTACGGGGTGTTCGACGACGACGCGGTGGTCACGGAGGGGTCGTCGAGCGGGGTCAAGGGCTATCTCCGGTTCAGGCCGGCGCCGGACGGGACCGTGACACTGCGGATCGCCACCTCGCTCATCGGCGTCGAGCAGGCCAGGGCCAATCTGCGTCAGGAGATTCCGGAGGGTACGTCCTTCGAGGCGGTGCGGGCAGCCGCGCAGCGGCAGTGGGACGGGCTGCTCGGGAAGGTCGAGGTGGAGGGGGCGACGCCGGACCAGCTGACGACGCTCTACTCCAGCCTGTACCGGCTGTATCTGTACCCCAACTCCGGCTTCGAGAAGGTCGGTTCGAAGTTCCAGTACGCGTCTCCGTTCTCCCCGATGCCGGGGCCCGACACCCCGACGCACACCGGGGCGAAGATCGTGGACGGCAAGGTGTACGTCAACAACGGCTTCTGGGACACCTATCGGACGACCTGGCCCGCCTACTCGCTCCTGACGCCTCGTCAGGCGGGCGAGATGGTCGACGGTTTCGTGCAGCAGTACAAGGACGGCGGCTGGACCTCGCGCTGGTCCTCCCCCGGGTACGCCGATCTGATGACGGGCACCTCGTCGGACGTGGCGTTCGCCGACGCCTATGTGAAGGGCGTCGGTTTCGACGCGAGGTCGGCCTACGACGCGGCCGTGAAGAACGCGACCGTCGTGCCCCCGATGTCGGGCGTGGGCCGCAAGGGCATGGCGACCTCACCCTTCCTCGGCTACACGAGCACGGAGACCCGTGAGGGCCTGTCGTGGGCGCTGGAGGGCTACCTCAACGACTACGGCATCGCCCGGATGGGTCAGGAGTTGTACCGGGAGACGGGGCAGGCGCGGTACAAGGAGGAGTCCGAGTACTTCCTCAACCGTGCCCAGGACTATGTGCGGTTGTTCGACACCAGGGCCGGCTTCTTCCAGGGCCGGAACGCGCGGGGCGACTGGCGGGTGGAGTCGTCGGCGTACGACCCGCGCGTCTGGGGCCACGACTACACCGAGACGAACGGCTGGGGTTACGCCTTCACCGCCCCGCAGGACAGCCGGGGCCTGGCCAACCTCTACGGCGGCCGGGCGGGCCTCGCGGACAAGCTCGACGACTACTTCGAGACCCCGGAGACGGCCTCGCCCGAGTTCGTGGGCTCGTACAAGGGGGTCATCCACGAGATGACGGAGGCACGGGACGTCCGGATGGGGATGTACGGCCACTCCAACCAGGTGGCCCACCACGTGAACTACATGTACGACGCGGCCGGCCGGCCCTGGAAGACACAGAAGAACGTCCGCGAGGTCCTGTCCCGTCTCTACACGGGCAGCGAGATCGGCCAGGGCTACCACGGCGACGAGGACAACGGCGAGCAGTCGGCCTGGTATCTGTTCTCGGCACTCGGCTTCTACCCGTTGGTCATGGGCAGCGGCGAATACGCCATCGGTTCCCCGCTGTTCACCAGGGCCACGGTCCATCTGGAGAACGGCCGGGATCTGGTGATCAGCGCCCCGGCCAACAACGCTCGGAACGTGTACGTGCAGGGTCTGAAGGTCAACGGCCTGCCCTGGACGTCGACTTCACTCCCCCACTCGATCATCTCCCAAGGCGGGACCCTGGAGTTCGGGATGGGCTCCGAGCCCTCGACCTGGGGAGCGGCTAAGGACGCGGCCCCGGTGTCGATCACGCAGGACGACGCGGTGCCGACACCGCGGACGGATGTGGTGACGGGCGGGGGCGCGTTGTTCGACAACACGTCGGCGACGAACGCGACGGTGACGTCCGTGGAGCTGCCGATCGCCGGTCCCACGAAGGCCGTTCAGTACACGCTGACGTCCTCGGGCCGGACCCAGGCTCCGACGGGCTGGGTGTTGCAGGGCTCCAGCTCCTCCGCATCCTCATCCGACGGCGCGAACTGGCAGACGTTGGACCGGCGTTCAGGTGAGTCGTTCAGGTGGGACAGGCAGACCCGGGTGTTCTCGGTGGCGTCCGGGGGCTCGTACGCGCGGTACCGGCTGGTCCTCGACGGTGAGTCGACGCTGGCGGAGGTGGAGTTGTTGGGCTGA
- a CDS encoding carbohydrate ABC transporter permease, producing the protein MKTTDSTPSDTVPQHSGGPVRKENASGKEKREKKEGAVLNVFSHGMLVLWAFMVVMPLVWAVMTSFKDDNAIFSSPWSLPDKLHFDNWARAWTDANMSDYFLNTVLVVGGSLVGTLVLGSMAAYVLARFDFPGNRFIYYLFIGGMSFPIMLALVPLFYVVNNMGLLNTIHGLILVYIAYSLPFTVFFLTAFFRTLPVSVAEAAFVDGASHSRTFFQIMLPMAKPGLISVGIFNFLGQWNQYMLPTVLNTDPDKRVLTQGLVQLAASQGYKGDWSGLFAGLVMAMLPVLAAYIVFQRQVVTGLTAGALK; encoded by the coding sequence ATGAAGACGACCGACAGCACACCGTCGGACACGGTTCCCCAGCACTCCGGGGGGCCCGTGCGCAAGGAGAACGCGTCCGGGAAGGAGAAGCGCGAGAAGAAGGAGGGCGCGGTCCTCAACGTCTTCTCGCACGGCATGCTCGTCCTGTGGGCGTTCATGGTCGTGATGCCGCTCGTGTGGGCGGTGATGACGTCCTTCAAGGACGACAACGCGATCTTCAGTTCGCCCTGGTCCCTGCCGGACAAGCTGCACTTCGACAACTGGGCGCGGGCCTGGACCGACGCCAACATGAGCGACTACTTCCTCAACACCGTCCTGGTGGTGGGCGGTTCGCTCGTCGGCACCCTGGTGCTGGGCTCGATGGCGGCCTACGTCCTGGCCCGCTTCGACTTCCCGGGCAACCGGTTCATCTACTACCTGTTCATCGGCGGCATGAGCTTCCCGATCATGCTGGCGCTGGTCCCGCTGTTCTACGTGGTGAACAACATGGGCCTGCTGAACACGATCCACGGGCTGATCCTGGTCTACATCGCCTACTCACTGCCGTTCACGGTCTTCTTCCTGACCGCGTTCTTCCGGACCCTGCCGGTCTCGGTGGCGGAGGCCGCCTTCGTCGACGGAGCCTCGCACTCCCGGACCTTCTTCCAGATCATGCTGCCCATGGCCAAGCCCGGGCTGATCAGCGTGGGCATCTTCAACTTCCTCGGCCAGTGGAACCAGTACATGCTGCCGACGGTGCTCAACACCGACCCCGACAAAAGGGTGCTCACCCAGGGCCTGGTGCAGCTGGCCGCCAGCCAGGGCTACAAGGGCGACTGGTCCGGTCTCTTCGCCGGTCTGGTGATGGCGATGCTGCCGGTGCTTGCCGCGTACATCGTTTTCCAGCGCCAGGTGGTGACAGGACTCACCGCGGGCGCGCTGAAGTAA
- a CDS encoding ROK family transcriptional regulator — METPGSQSSLHRANLERVVRAVRLAGSLTQAEIARTTGLSAATVSNIVRELKDGGTVEVTPTSAGGRRARAVSLSGDAGIVIGVDFGHTHLRVAVGNLAHQVLAEESEPLDVDASAAQGFDRAEELVNRLIAATGVDRSKIAGVGLGVPGPIDVESGTLGSSAILPGWSGTRPGEELRGRLDVPVHVDNDANLGALGELVWGSGRGVRDLAYIKVASGVGAGLVIDGKIYRGPGGTAGEIGHITLDESGPVCRCGNRGCLETFAAARYVLPLLQSSHGTDLTMEGVVRLARDGDPGCRRVIADVGRHIGSGVANLCNLLNPSRVVLGGDLAEAGELVLGPIRESVGRYAIPSAARQLSVLPGALGGRAEVLGALALALSEMGDSTLLDGTLNAATPAFT; from the coding sequence GTGGAGACTCCGGGGTCGCAGTCGTCACTGCACCGAGCCAACCTGGAACGGGTCGTACGGGCCGTGCGCCTCGCCGGGTCGCTCACGCAGGCCGAGATCGCCAGGACCACCGGCCTGTCGGCGGCCACGGTGTCCAACATCGTCCGCGAGCTGAAGGACGGCGGAACGGTCGAGGTCACACCCACCTCGGCGGGGGGCCGAAGGGCCCGGGCCGTCTCCCTGAGCGGGGACGCCGGCATCGTGATCGGCGTCGACTTCGGCCATACGCACCTACGGGTCGCGGTAGGCAACCTCGCCCACCAGGTGCTGGCCGAGGAGTCCGAGCCGCTGGACGTGGACGCCTCCGCCGCGCAGGGCTTCGACCGGGCCGAAGAGCTGGTCAATCGCCTGATCGCAGCAACGGGCGTCGACCGTTCCAAGATCGCCGGAGTGGGCCTGGGCGTACCCGGTCCGATCGACGTGGAGTCGGGCACTCTCGGCTCCAGCGCGATCCTGCCCGGCTGGAGCGGCACCAGGCCCGGTGAGGAGCTGCGCGGGCGCCTCGACGTGCCGGTGCACGTGGACAACGACGCCAACCTCGGCGCCCTCGGTGAGCTGGTCTGGGGCAGTGGCCGGGGGGTGCGCGACCTGGCGTACATCAAGGTCGCGAGCGGTGTCGGGGCCGGACTGGTGATCGACGGCAAGATCTACCGGGGCCCGGGTGGCACAGCGGGAGAAATCGGGCATATTACTCTTGATGAATCCGGCCCCGTCTGCCGCTGCGGAAACCGGGGCTGCCTGGAGACCTTCGCGGCGGCGCGCTATGTGCTGCCGCTCCTCCAGTCCAGCCACGGAACCGACCTGACCATGGAAGGTGTCGTGCGGCTGGCGCGGGACGGCGACCCGGGTTGTCGTCGCGTGATCGCCGACGTCGGCCGTCATATCGGCAGTGGAGTCGCCAATCTCTGCAATCTGCTGAACCCGAGCAGAGTGGTCCTCGGTGGTGATCTCGCCGAGGCCGGTGAGCTGGTGCTCGGTCCCATAAGAGAGTCTGTCGGCCGCTATGCGATCCCCAGTGCGGCACGTCAACTGTCCGTTCTTCCAGGGGCACTTGGAGGTCGTGCAGAGGTGCTCGGAGCGCTCGCTCTCGCGTTGAGCGAAATGGGCGATTCGACCCTTTTGGACGGCACGCTGAACGCAGCCACTCCTGCCTTCACCTAG
- a CDS encoding ATP-binding cassette domain-containing protein has translation MVHVSATPVLALRGVSKRFGAVQALTDVELEVHPGEVVALVGDNGAGKSTLVKTIAGVHPIDEGVIEWEGNPVSINKPHDAQGLGVATVYQDLALCDNLDVVGNLYLGRELLHRGVIDEVTMEKNARELLSTLSIRIPSVRIPIASLSGGQRQVVAIARALIGDPKVVILDEPTAALGVEQTAQVLDLVERLRERNLGVILISHNMADVKAVADTVHVLRLGKNNGSFPVKTTSHEEIIAAITGATDNAVTRRAGRRDTEAAK, from the coding sequence ATGGTTCACGTGTCCGCTACGCCCGTGTTGGCGTTGCGCGGAGTCTCCAAGCGGTTCGGTGCGGTCCAGGCCCTCACCGACGTAGAGCTGGAGGTCCACCCCGGAGAAGTGGTCGCCCTGGTGGGCGACAACGGCGCAGGAAAGTCGACCCTGGTCAAGACGATCGCGGGCGTTCACCCCATCGATGAGGGCGTCATCGAGTGGGAGGGCAACCCGGTCAGCATCAACAAGCCGCACGACGCCCAGGGACTCGGCGTCGCGACCGTCTATCAGGACCTCGCCCTGTGCGACAACCTCGATGTGGTCGGCAACCTCTACCTCGGACGCGAGCTGCTGCACCGCGGCGTCATCGACGAGGTGACGATGGAGAAGAACGCCCGTGAGCTGCTGAGCACTCTCTCCATCCGCATCCCGAGCGTGCGCATCCCGATCGCCAGCCTCTCCGGTGGTCAGCGCCAGGTCGTCGCCATCGCGCGCGCCCTGATCGGTGACCCCAAGGTCGTCATCCTCGACGAGCCCACCGCCGCCCTCGGCGTCGAGCAGACGGCCCAGGTCCTCGACCTGGTCGAGCGGCTGCGCGAGCGCAACCTCGGCGTCATCCTCATCAGCCACAACATGGCCGACGTGAAGGCGGTCGCGGACACCGTCCACGTCCTGCGCCTCGGCAAGAACAACGGCTCCTTCCCCGTGAAGACCACGAGCCACGAAGAGATCATCGCCGCGATCACCGGAGCCACGGACAACGCCGTGACCCGTCGTGCGGGGCGTCGCGACACGGAGGCGGCAAAGTGA
- the ngcE gene encoding N-acetylglucosamine/diacetylchitobiose ABC transporter substrate-binding protein, whose protein sequence is MGSTSDESRTPDRTTGTTTGTTATGLGRRDLIKRSAALGLISVPTMSFLSSCASSGGGDEDKAKAGTKTAKNPLAVNDTAQMEFVLFDGGFGKEYAEDAVKIYEQNFPKAKVKFSATQKIQSTLQPRFNQGTPPDLIDNSGAEQMDMGVLAGKNQLADLTPLLDAPSYDDPDKKVRDTLRPGIVEMGQLDGDPVWIMYYAYTVYGVWYSQKALDSLDATYPETWDEMLAVCEKAKKKGIAGWTYAGKYPYYLPFSLYAMIGKVGGVEVLNAIDNLEPNAWKAPAVKACFEAYYELYKKGYVLKGTPGLDHIQSQTAWAKGKALFIPNGSWVENESANVIPADFDLAVSAPTGIDSSDKLPFGTIWASGGEPFIVPAKAKNTAGGMEQLRIMLSEASSKNFTTKVKSLTAYNGGTDGITLTPGLKSGVAALEKAGDNVVNPRLQDWYVQLQKEQIGVSGLGEMMAGRLTPAEAIKKIQAFADATAKDTSIKHYKHQ, encoded by the coding sequence ATGGGATCCACTTCCGACGAGAGCCGCACCCCCGACCGCACCACCGGTACCACCACTGGCACCACGGCCACCGGGCTCGGCCGCCGCGACCTGATCAAACGGTCAGCGGCGCTCGGCCTGATCTCCGTCCCCACGATGAGCTTCCTGTCCTCCTGCGCGAGCAGCGGCGGAGGCGACGAGGACAAGGCCAAGGCGGGTACGAAGACCGCGAAGAACCCCCTGGCGGTCAACGACACCGCTCAGATGGAGTTCGTGCTCTTCGACGGCGGCTTCGGCAAGGAGTACGCCGAGGACGCGGTCAAGATCTACGAGCAGAACTTCCCGAAGGCGAAGGTCAAGTTCTCCGCCACCCAGAAGATCCAGTCCACGCTCCAGCCCCGCTTCAACCAGGGCACCCCGCCGGACCTCATCGACAACTCCGGCGCCGAGCAGATGGACATGGGCGTCCTGGCCGGCAAGAACCAGCTCGCCGACCTCACCCCGCTGCTCGACGCCCCGTCCTACGACGACCCGGACAAGAAGGTCCGCGACACGCTGCGGCCGGGCATCGTCGAGATGGGCCAGCTCGACGGCGACCCGGTCTGGATCATGTACTACGCCTACACGGTGTACGGCGTCTGGTACTCCCAGAAGGCCCTCGACTCGCTCGACGCCACCTACCCGGAGACGTGGGACGAGATGCTCGCCGTGTGCGAGAAGGCCAAGAAAAAGGGCATCGCCGGCTGGACCTACGCGGGCAAGTACCCGTACTACCTGCCCTTCTCGCTCTACGCGATGATCGGCAAGGTCGGCGGGGTCGAGGTTCTCAACGCGATCGACAACCTGGAGCCGAACGCCTGGAAGGCCCCGGCCGTCAAGGCCTGTTTCGAGGCGTACTACGAGCTCTACAAGAAGGGGTACGTGCTCAAGGGCACCCCCGGTCTCGACCACATCCAGTCGCAGACCGCGTGGGCCAAGGGCAAGGCGCTGTTCATCCCGAACGGCTCCTGGGTGGAGAACGAGTCGGCCAACGTCATCCCCGCCGACTTCGACCTCGCCGTCTCCGCGCCGACCGGCATCGACAGCTCCGACAAGCTGCCGTTCGGCACGATCTGGGCATCCGGCGGCGAGCCGTTCATCGTCCCGGCCAAGGCGAAGAACACCGCGGGCGGCATGGAGCAGCTGCGCATCATGCTCAGCGAGGCCTCCTCGAAGAACTTCACCACCAAGGTCAAGTCGCTGACCGCGTACAACGGCGGCACCGACGGCATCACCCTCACCCCGGGCCTCAAGTCGGGTGTGGCGGCGCTGGAGAAGGCCGGCGACAACGTCGTCAACCCGCGCCTGCAGGACTGGTACGTGCAGCTCCAGAAGGAGCAGATCGGGGTGTCGGGTCTCGGCGAGATGATGGCCGGGCGGCTCACCCCGGCCGAGGCCATCAAGAAGATCCAGGCCTTCGCCGACGCGACCGCGAAGGACACGTCGATCAAGCACTACAAGCACCAGTGA
- a CDS encoding sugar ABC transporter substrate-binding protein — MNAMMRRVVIGTTAVSMALAVAACGKAGDDDNDSGSSGDKTIGLLLPDSVTARYEKFDKPFFVAKVKELCSDCKVEYANAAGDAAKQAQQVSSMITKGVKVIVVSAQDSAAIKSSIQTAVDKGIKVVAYDRLAQGPVSAYVSFDNVKVGQLQGEALLASLGAKATPKAKVVMINGDDADPNAGQFKKGAHEALDGKVDIAYEQSGLWKDTVAAQKMSAAITQLGAKNIAGVYAANDGMAGGIANTLKGAGISGIPLTGQDAELAGIQRIVAGTQSSTVYKAFKPEADAAAQIAVNLLDGKSIDSLATETLTSGSGDKVPSQLLTPVSVTKANIADTVVKDKLYTVAEICAGEFAAACKTAGLQ, encoded by the coding sequence ATGAACGCGATGATGCGTAGAGTCGTGATCGGTACCACTGCTGTTTCCATGGCTCTCGCCGTGGCCGCTTGTGGCAAGGCCGGCGACGACGACAACGACAGCGGTTCGAGCGGCGACAAGACCATCGGTCTGCTGCTCCCCGACAGCGTGACCGCACGCTACGAGAAGTTCGACAAGCCCTTCTTCGTGGCCAAGGTCAAGGAGCTGTGTTCCGACTGCAAGGTCGAGTACGCGAACGCAGCCGGCGACGCGGCCAAGCAGGCCCAGCAGGTCAGCAGCATGATCACCAAGGGCGTCAAGGTGATCGTGGTCAGCGCCCAGGACTCCGCCGCCATCAAGTCGTCCATCCAGACGGCGGTCGACAAGGGCATCAAGGTCGTCGCGTACGACCGTCTGGCCCAGGGCCCGGTCTCCGCCTACGTCTCCTTCGACAACGTCAAGGTCGGCCAGCTCCAGGGCGAGGCCCTGCTCGCCTCCCTCGGCGCCAAGGCGACCCCGAAGGCCAAGGTCGTCATGATCAACGGTGACGACGCCGACCCGAACGCCGGTCAGTTCAAGAAGGGCGCGCACGAAGCCCTCGACGGCAAGGTCGACATCGCCTACGAGCAGTCCGGCCTGTGGAAGGACACCGTCGCCGCCCAGAAGATGTCGGCCGCCATCACGCAGCTCGGCGCCAAGAACATCGCGGGCGTCTACGCCGCCAACGACGGCATGGCCGGTGGCATCGCCAACACCCTCAAGGGTGCGGGCATCAGCGGTATCCCGCTGACCGGTCAGGACGCGGAGCTCGCGGGCATCCAGCGCATCGTCGCCGGCACCCAGTCCAGCACCGTCTACAAGGCCTTCAAGCCGGAGGCCGACGCCGCCGCCCAGATCGCGGTCAACCTGCTCGACGGCAAGAGCATCGACTCGCTCGCCACCGAGACGCTGACCAGCGGCTCCGGCGACAAGGTCCCCTCGCAGCTGCTGACCCCGGTGTCGGTCACCAAGGCCAACATCGCGGACACGGTCGTCAAGGACAAGCTCTACACCGTCGCCGAGATCTGCGCCGGCGAGTTCGCCGCCGCCTGCAAGACCGCCGGGCTTCAGTAG
- a CDS encoding carbohydrate ABC transporter permease: protein MQHGKYRFIVGFLAVPLGLYALFVIWPFIQSIYYSFTDWTGLSPEFKMVGFDNYKRMLDDDIFWKSLQHSLLFALVLPLVTISLALFFAFMINVGGKRRRGGPVISGVRGSAFYKIVYFFPQVLSIAIVALLFAFAYNPDSGSINSLLRGIGLGSVQPLWLGDPDLALWCVMAVLVWSTVGFFVVLFSAGMASIPADLYEAALLDGAGRATTFFRITLPLLWDTVQSGWVYMGILALGAESFAVVQIMTTGPGGPDYSTTVMVLYVYQKAFRDGQAAYATTIGVALLVVTLAFAALVLRLGRRERLEY, encoded by the coding sequence ATGCAGCACGGCAAGTACCGCTTCATCGTGGGATTTTTGGCGGTCCCTCTCGGGCTGTACGCGCTTTTCGTCATCTGGCCGTTCATCCAGTCCATCTATTACTCGTTCACGGACTGGACCGGACTGAGCCCGGAATTCAAGATGGTGGGCTTCGACAACTACAAGAGGATGCTCGACGACGACATCTTCTGGAAGTCGTTGCAGCACAGCCTCCTGTTCGCGTTGGTGCTGCCGCTGGTGACGATCAGTCTGGCGCTGTTCTTCGCCTTCATGATCAATGTGGGCGGCAAGAGGCGCCGCGGTGGCCCGGTGATTTCCGGGGTCCGCGGTTCCGCGTTCTACAAAATCGTCTACTTCTTTCCGCAGGTGCTTTCGATCGCGATCGTCGCGCTGCTGTTCGCCTTCGCGTACAACCCGGACAGCGGCTCGATCAACTCGTTGCTGCGCGGCATCGGGCTCGGCAGCGTCCAGCCGCTCTGGCTGGGCGACCCGGACCTCGCCCTGTGGTGTGTGATGGCGGTGCTGGTCTGGTCGACGGTCGGCTTCTTCGTGGTGCTGTTCTCCGCGGGCATGGCGTCGATCCCGGCGGACCTGTACGAGGCGGCGCTGCTCGACGGCGCGGGCCGGGCCACCACGTTCTTCCGGATCACCCTGCCGCTGCTGTGGGACACCGTGCAGTCCGGCTGGGTCTACATGGGCATCCTCGCGCTGGGCGCCGAGTCGTTCGCGGTCGTCCAGATCATGACGACCGGGCCCGGGGGACCGGACTACTCGACGACCGTCATGGTCCTGTACGTGTACCAGAAGGCCTTCCGTGACGGTCAGGCCGCCTACGCAACCACCATCGGGGTCGCCCTGCTCGTCGTCACGCTGGCCTTCGCGGCCCTCGTGCTGCGGCTGGGCCGGCGCGAGCGGCTGGAGTACTGA